TCCCACAATTCAGGATTACCCATGAACTTCTCGGGACGGGTGGAGAGCAGAACCTCGACATCCTCAAACCCAAAGACCTCATACACCTCCTTGGTCATTCGGAAGAGGCTGTGGATTTCGGAGCCAATCTGATCCGGCGTACAAAATATATGGGCATCGTCAATGACGAAACTGCGTACCCGGTTAAGACCGGAGATCACACCGGCCTTCTCATACCGATGAAGACGCCCGAAGTCGGCCATGCGGATGGGTAGGTCACGATAGGAATGCAACTGGGAACTGTACATCAAGGCATGACCGGGGCAGTTCATCGGTTTGACACCCAGCCACTCGTCCTCACTTTCCCCAAAGGGAATAAGGAACAGGCCTTCCCGGTAGTGCTCCCAGTGACCGCTTTTCTTCCATAGATCCACATTGAAGATCAGTGGGGTGATAACCTCCTGATATCCATATTTGCGATACAGCGAGCGTATATAGTTCACCAGCTCTTGATAAATGATGGCTCCCTTGGGATGAAAAAAGGGGCTGGCTGGTGCTATCGGGTGGAACGAAAAGAGATCCAGCTCCTGGCCCAGTTTCCGATGGTCGCGCCGCTTGGCTTCTTCTTGCCGATGGAGGAAATCAGTCAGGCTTTTCTCGTCAGGCCAGGAGGTGCCGTAAATGCGTTGCAACATCTTGTTGTGCTCATCGCCGCGCCAATAGGCACCCGAGGTAGTTAGCAGCTTGAAGTGCTTGATCTTCCCCGTCGAGGGTACGTGGGGACCACGACACAGATCGATAAAATTATATTGCTGGTAAGCGGATAAGGTATCACCCTCGTCGACCTGAGCAATGATTTCCAGCTTATAGTCCTCTCCCCTCTCTTTGAAAAGCTTGAGTGCCTCTGCTCTACTCAACTCCTTGCGCTCGACGGGATAATCAGCGGCTGCAATGCGTCCCATTTCCGCTTCGATGTCCGCCAGCATTTCCTCGGTGATGGAACGATCCAGGTCAATATCGTAATAGAACCGCTCTTCCAGGGCCGGGCCGATGGCAATTTTGGCCTCGGGATAGAGAGTCTTGATGGCGTGAGCCATCAGGTGGGCGGTACTATGCAGCAAAACTTCGTGCCCACGCTCATCCTGCATCTTGATGATCTCAACGCTGGCGTCGTTCTGGAGGGGATACTGAAGATCGACCAGCATATTGTCAACCGTGGCGGCGATAGCCTCGCCGTGCAGATGCTGACTGATGGACAGAGCTATATCAGCGGGGGTAGTGCCCGGTTTGACAGTTTCGACA
Above is a window of Candidatus Neomarinimicrobiota bacterium DNA encoding:
- the thrS gene encoding threonine--tRNA ligase; its protein translation is MPDIHITLPDGSVETVKPGTTPADIALSISQHLHGEAIAATVDNMLVDLQYPLQNDASVEIIKMQDERGHEVLLHSTAHLMAHAIKTLYPEAKIAIGPALEERFYYDIDLDRSITEEMLADIEAEMGRIAAADYPVERKELSRAEALKLFKERGEDYKLEIIAQVDEGDTLSAYQQYNFIDLCRGPHVPSTGKIKHFKLLTTSGAYWRGDEHNKMLQRIYGTSWPDEKSLTDFLHRQEEAKRRDHRKLGQELDLFSFHPIAPASPFFHPKGAIIYQELVNYIRSLYRKYGYQEVITPLIFNVDLWKKSGHWEHYREGLFLIPFGESEDEWLGVKPMNCPGHALMYSSQLHSYRDLPIRMADFGRLHRYEKAGVISGLNRVRSFVIDDAHIFCTPDQIGSEIHSLFRMTKEVYEVFGFEDVEVLLSTRPEKFMGNPELW